GCCCAAGGATCACACGCCCGGCGACGGGCAAGCGTGATCGCGCTTCCAGTACTCAAGGAACCTTCCAGGCGCTTTTCCTAACAAGCGCTTTTAATACAAAAACGGCGCCCCGAGGGGCGCCGTTTTGCTATCTCAATATGCTCTGTGAACTGGCACTGCCTAGAACGTCATGGCCGCCAGCCACCCAAAGGCGATAAGCGGGATGTTGTAGTGCAGGAAGGTCGGCACCACGCTGTCCCAGATGTGGTCGTGCTGGCGGTCGACGTTGAGCCCCGAGGTCGGCCCGAGGGTCGAATCAGAGGCCGGCGAGCCGGCATCGCCCAGCGCCGCGGCGGTGCCCACCAGGGCAACGGTGGCCAGATCAGAGAAGCCGAACTGCACGGCCAACGGCACGAAGATGGTGGCGATGATCGGGATGGTCGAGAACGACGAGCCGATCCCCAGGGTGATGAAGAGCCCGACCAGCAGCATCAGCAGCGCCGCCAGGCCCTGATTGTCGCCGATCGCGTCGAAGGAGCTCTGGACCAGGGTATCAACCTCCCCGGTCGCTTCCATCACCGATGCAAACCCGGAGGCGGAGATCATGATGAAACCGATCAGTGCCATCATGCGCATGCCGCTGGTGAACAGGTCGTCCGCCTCACGCCATTTGAAGATGCCGCCGACCGACAGCAGGGCGAAGCCCACCAGGCCGCCCAGCACCATCGAGCCGCTATAGAGCTGAATGCCCAGGGCGGCGAGAATCGCCACCACCGACATCACCAGGCCTGAAGTGCTCACCGCTTGCGCCTGGTCGTCCCCATGGGCTGGATAGTGGGGCTGGTTGCTGGTGACCAGCTCGCTGTCGGCGTAGTTCCGCGGCTTGCGATAGCTGAAGGCGACGGCCACGATCAGGCCCAGCGCCATACCGGCCACCGGCACGCCCATGGCCAGCGGCACCATGCCACGAGAGATCTCGAGGCCCAGCGCCTCACCGGCGCTGTTGATATTGGCCAGCAGGATGTCATTGAGGAAGATCGCCCCGAAGCCCACCGGCAGCAGCATATAAGGCGCCGTGAGACCAAAGGTCAGCGCGCAGGCGACCGCACGACGGTCCAAGCGCAACTGATTCATGACCTTGAGCAGCGGTGGAATCAGGATTGGGATGAAGGCGATATGTACCGGGATCAGATTCTGCGATGACACCGCGACCAGCAGCACCGAGCCCAGCAGCAGGTACTTCACCGCTCGCTGGCGACGATGAGTCGCGTCCTGACCCAGCAGCCGGATCAGCCGCTGCGCCAGCAGATCGGGAAGCCCCGAGCGGGAGATCGCCACCGCGAACGCCCCCAAGGTGGCATAGGCCAGTGCCACCTTGGCGCCCCCACCGACGCCCTCGTTGAAGGCCGCCAGCGTGCTATCGAGGGACAGCCCACCGACCAGTCCACCGACCAGGGCTCCGACCACCAGCGCGAAGACCACCGACACCCGGGCCAGCGACAGGCCCACCATGACAAGTACCGCGAGAATTACCGCATTCATGCCTTTTTCCCACCGAAAGATATGTGTTAGGACGCGAAAGGCGGCGATTCTAGCAGAAAAGAGCGCGATGAGCTTCGGATCGTATGGATTCCGCCCCGTAGATACGCCAACAAAATGTCACCAATATGTTATCGGGGTGTCACAAAACGTCGCCATGTACTATTCTGAAGCCAGTGGGGTGTTGAGGGGAAAACGATACTCTGCGGCATAAAAGACAAGGGACACTGTCGATTAGACGCCACGGACGCGACGGCACAGGACGTGCTTCAGGGAAAGGCAGGATGCCACGACACCCGGAGGGTGTTCAGGGAGGTTGAAGATACCGCCGTGGGGTGCATGCACTCCACGGCGTTTTTGTGCTTCTGAGTCACTCTACCCGGCCATAGAATCGCCGAGGTGACAGGGTGCGTCTTACTGACTGACGGGTAGGCGACCATCGACGGCAATGGGTCACAACCAACCCGGTGCCGACCTCAGCCGCCCTGAAATCCCTCGAGGAAGGCGGCCAGATTGGCGCCAAGGGCCTCGGTCGGATAGCCCCCCTCCTGTATCAGCACCGTCGGCAGGCAGAGCCGCCCCAGGCGGGCACCGACGCGGCGAAAATCGGCCGTCTCCAGCGCCAGGCCCGCCAACGGATCATCCTTGTGGGCATCAAGCCCGAGGGCCACCACCACCGCCTCGGGGCGGAAGGCCTCGAGGCGCTCGAGGAGTGTCTCCAGGGCCTCGAGGAATGCCGTCCCGTCACTGCCCAGCGGCAGTGGCAAATTGACGTTGGTGCCCTGGCCATCGCCGCTGCCGGTCTCGTCGGCGCCCCCCCAGAAGAAGGGATAGAACTCATCCGTATCGGCATGCAGCGACCCGGTCCAGACATCGCCGCGTGCATAGAAGATGTCCTGGGTGCCGTTGCCGTGGTGTAGGTCCACATCGACGATGGCCACCCGGGCATGACGTTCGCGCAGGATGGTCGCCGCCAGCGCCGAATTGTTGAGAAAGCAGAAACCACCGGCCCGCTCCGGCCCGGCATGATGGCCCGGCGGACGACAGAGGGCATAGGCACGGGATTCACCGGCACAGACGCTCAGCGCCGCAGCCTCCGCGCTCGCGGCACTGGCCAGGATACCCGTGAAGCTGTCGGGCCCGATCGGGCAGGCCATGTCATGAAGGTGCCACCCCGCCTGACCGACCGGGTGTCGTGGATAATGCTGCCCCCCACCACAAGGATGCACGTTAGGCGCGACCAGGGCCGAGGCCCCCGGCATCTCCTGCCAGCGGGCATGGATAGTCGCGAGAAAGTCGAGATAGCGGGGAGTATGGATGCGCTCAAGTCGCTCGCGGAGGCAAGCCGTGCCCTCGGCCCCGGGGGATTCGAGACGTAGCCCCAGTTCCGCGATGGCCTCGGCGAGGCGCACCGCGCGCTCCGGGCGCTCCGGGGACGGCGCAGGCTTGCCCCTCAGCAGAAAGGTCTCGGGGGCATGAAGATCCTGGGTCGCGGTATAGAAAAGCTTCATGAAGCGTCATCCGGCAGGCTGGGCATCCAAGTCAACAGAACCGGCACGGCGGCCAGGGTCCTGGGCGGTCGTGAACCATGCAATCATGAATCAGGCCAGCATGAAACAGACTAGCAACGCATAGGCCTGACGCGCCGCTACTTCCTGTTTTGTTCCTGCGAGAAAGGAACCGCGAGCGAGCCCAGACGGTGTCTTCGCACGGTTCCGGGCGTCAGCCTGGGCCGAATGGCGGCCCAACCGCCACGCCAAACGTCAGCAGCGTCCCTTCATCGCCTGCCCCGGCGGGCAAAAGCCGCCCCGATGGCTCTCGTCACGATAGCGGTCGCGATCACGATGGCGCCGACGCTCCTCGTAATGACGAACATCGTAGCGACGGACATCGTAGTGGCGCTCCTCATGGTGGCGGCCGTCGTAGTGGCGATTGGAACGATGACCGTGGTAGCCATCGATCTCGAGCAGTGGCCGGGCTTCCAGGCGCGCGGGGGTATAGCTGCAGCCGGCCAGCAACAGCGCACAGCGCACAGCCGATCAGGCAAGGGACGATGAATTTCATGGATCAAGCCTCTCGAGAAGCATGGATGACACGCTTCCCTGCGAGCTACCGGTATGTCGCGAGACCTTTGCGACTCCTGCCGCGCCTCCGACACACTCAAACAGCGTTTTATAACTGATCAGTGTACCCGGCGAGGCGGCGGACTTCCCGCAACAAACGAGGAAACGACTACATCAGAAGCATGACGGCGACCGCACGACCTCAGCAGCGTCCCTTCTTGGCCTGACCGGGAGGACAGAAGCCGCCTCCGCCACTGTGGCCGTCGTGGTGGCCGCCATCGCCGATCTCGATGATCGGTTCCGGGGTGATGCGGGCGGGCTGGTAGCTGCAGCCGGCCAGCATCAGGGCGGCGACTAACGCCGTCAAAGCAAGTGTGGTCGATTTCATGCAAAGCTCCTTCCCGTAAGATCAGGCAGGTAATAGAAAAGGTTGGGCACTGAGTGTAGTGGGCCTGAGTACCGGGCCCCAACTGTCGCAAATGCCAGACAGTCGACGATGACCGCCGTCCTCCCTCACTGGACAGGGTGCTGATTATACAGGTACACCTTGGCGGGCCCGATCCTATCGATCCACTCATTCGACCCATCCACTCATCGAGGACTCAGCATGCGATTTGCCATCTATGGAAGCGGCGGCGTGGGCGGCTATTTCGGCGCCCGGCTCGCCGAGGCCGGCGAGGACGTCACCTTCATTGCCCGGGGCGATCATCTGGCCGCGATCCTGCGCGACGGCCTGACCGTCAGGAGCATCAACGGCGACTGCCACCTCGCCAAGGCACAGGCTAGCGACGATCCGGCGACCATCGGTGTGGTGGATGTGGTGATCGTGGCGGTGAAGGCCTGGCAGGTCGAGGAGATTGCCAGGTCGATGGCACCTCTGATCGGCCCCGAGACCCTGGTGCTGCCGCTTGAGAACGGCGTCGAGGCCACCGAGGTGCTCGGCGAGGCCGTGGGGCACGACAAGGTACTTCGCGGCCTGTGCGGCATCCTCGCCTGGCGCGAGGCCCCTGGCGTGATTCGCCATGCAGGCGTCGAACCGTTCGTGCGCTTCGGCGAGGCCGATAACCACAAGAGCGAGCGCACCCAGCGCGTGAAGGCGGCCTTCGACCAGGCCTCCGGGGTCACCGCCGAGATTCCCGACGACATCCAGGTCGCGGTGTGGAGCAAGTTCCTGTTCATCTGCGCCATGAGCGGTGTCGGCGCGGTGACTCGCGCGCCGATGGGCGTCAGCCGCCAGCTGCCGGAGAGTCGCCGGCTGCTCGAGCAGGTCATGGAAGAAATCACCGCGGTGGGCCGAGCGAGAGGCGTGGCCCTGCCCGATGATGCGGTGACGAAGGCACTGACGTTCATCGACACCCTGCCCGCGACCAGCACCGCCTCGATGCAGCGCGACATCATGGGTGGCCTGCCCTCGGAGCTCGAGTCACAGAATGGCGCCGTGGTGCGCCTGGGCCAGGCAGCTGGGGTCGCGACCCCGATCAACGCCGCCCTGTATGCGGCCCTGCTGCCCCAGGAGGCGCGGGCCCGAGGCCAGGTCGCGTTTGACGACCGCTAAGACAATGACGGACGGCGCCGCCCTCAGGCGTTATGGACGACCTCGCCGAGCCCGGTGAGGTCGTAGCCCTGCATCAGCTCGGCCCGCTCCGCGAAGCGAGCCTCGCGAGCGAAGGCCAGCAGATGCTGCACCGGCCGCTCGAAGTAACTACGCCGACGCATGGCCAGATCGAAGTATTCCTGGTGCAGCGGCACGAACTCGAGCCCATGACGCCGCGCCGCGGCTTCCACCCCCAGTCCCGCGTCGGCCTGGCCCTTGAGCACCGCTAACGCCAGGTCATCCTCGCTGAGCATCGGATGCGGCGCCAGCCGCAGATCCTCGAGAGCCAGGCCGTCGCGCGCCAGCAGATACCGCAACAGTCGGTCGGCCCCGGCCCCCGACTGGCGCCGCGCCACCAGCGGCGCCCCCTCTCCTGCCGCGCGTTTAAACCCGGCCAGCGAGCGAATGCCTCGCGGATTGCCCGGCGGCAACATCAGCCCCTGGCAGCGTCGCGCCCAGCGAATGATCACCAGGTCACGCATACCGCCAAGGCCCAGCGACTCCGGGCGGTTATAGCCGCCGTCGGCGTCGTCGATCACATGCACGCCCGCGAGCAGAGCATCGCCATCCAAGAGCCGACGCACCCCATCGCCGCTGCCATGGCAGAGCAGCGCCAGCTCCGAACCACTCTCGCGCACGCTCCATTCAAGCAGCGGATCCTGGCTGCCGGCGAGCACTCGCGGCACCGGCCGCTGGCCGGGTCGATCGCCTTCCAGATGACTCATCAACCACAGATCCAGACTCTGACGGGGAAAGAGCAGCTTACCGGTCACCTTGGTGCAGGGAATCTCGCCCTGACGGACCAGATCGTAGACCTTGCGCTCCTTGAGTCTCAGGTAATCCGCCGCCTCGGCGGTGGTGAGGTAGGTATGGCGGTGCGGCGCCAGTGGCGAATCATCCCTGGGCATGGGCGTCTTCCCTGTCGGTCATTTTTGTCGTTTATAGATCTTTCGCTGCATATTTTTCAGCATAGGATGCGTTTACGCTCTGCAGAACACATGCTGCAAGCATCATCAGGAGGATGCCATGTCGACCAGCGGGATTGCGGCCAGCGACAGTGCCCTGCACACGGCCCTGGCGCTGGTCATCGACATGGACCCGGCCCTGGTGGAGATCGTCGCCCTGTCGCTTCAGGTGTCGCTGAGTGCGGTGCTGATCGCCAGCCTGATCGCCCTGCCGCTAGGCGCCGCCCTGGCGCTATGGGCCTTCCCCGGCCGAGGCGTAGTGATCGTCGCGCTCAACGCGCTGATGGGGTTGCCGCCGGTGGTGGCGGGGCTCGGCGTCTATCTGCTGCTGTCGCGGGCCGGCCCGCTGGGGGAATGGGGGCTCCTGTTCACGCCCACGGCGATGATCCTCGCCCAGGTGGTGCTGGTGCTGCCGATCATCGCCGCCCTGGCCCGCCAGCTGATCGAGGAGCTGTGGGGCGAGTACCGCGAACAGCTGTCTTCCTTCGGCCTCAGTCGCGCCCGGGCCATCCCGACCCTCTTGTGGGATGCCCGGTTCGGGCTGATTACCGTGATACTGGCCGGCTTCGGCCGGGCCAGTGCCGAGGTCGGCGCAGTGCTGATCGTCGGCGGCAACATCGATGGCGTGACCCGAGTGATGACCACCGCCATCGCCCTGGAGACCAGCAAGGGCAATCTGCCCCTGGCTCTGGGCCTGGGCATCGTGCTTTTGAGTCTGGTGGCCCTGGTCAACGGCGCCGCCTACGGCATCGGCGAAACCGCCAGGAGGCGTCTGGGATGACCGACATGAGCATGGCGATGGGTATCGATCAGGCACCGGCCAGTCTGGCGCTGGAGGCGGTGAGCTTCGAGCACCGCGGCCAGCCCCTGCTTGAGGACGTGACCCTCACGCTCTCGGGCCCCGGCAAGACGCTGATCATGGGCCCCAACGGCGCCGGCAAGAGCCTCTTGATGCGCCTGGCCCACGGCCTGTTGGAGCCCAGCCGGGGCAGGGTCAGCTGGCCCGGTGGCCGGCCGCGTCAGGCCATGGTCTTCCAGCGCCCGGTACTGCTGCGCCGCTCGGCACTGGCCAATCTGACCTACACCCTGAAGATCAACGGCTCGCCTCGCGCCGATCGTCGCGCCCTGGCCCTCGAGGCGCTAGAGCGCTTCGGCCTGGGCGCGCTGGCACGACGGCCGGCGCGGGTGCTGTCCGGCGGCGAGCAGCAGCGCCTGGCCCTGGCTCGCGCCTGGCTGATCGGCCCCGAGATGCTGTTTCTGGATGAGCCCACCGCGGCGCTGGACCCCGCCGCGATCAAGGCGGTCGAGGATGCCATCGAGGACTTCCATCGCCGCGGCACCCGCATCGTCATGACCAGTCATGACCTCCACCAGGCGCGACGCCTGGCCGATGAGGTGATCTTTCTGTGCAACGGCCGGCTGGTCGAGCACAGCAAGGCCGAGATCTTCTTCTCGGCACCACGCAGCGCGGAGGCCCGTGCCTTCGTCAAAGGGGAACTGGTGTGGTGACGCGTTCCGCGCCAGCCACGCCATGCGTCAGTACAGCGCCACTACAAGGAACGACCGTATGCACTATCGGATCATCAGCCTCGCCGCCCTCGGCCTGATCGGCACTACCCTCTCCGCTGCCACTCTGTCCTCCGCGGCTCGGGCGCAGGACGACGCGCCTTTCATCACCCTTGCGTCGACCACGTCCACCGAGCAGTCGGGGCTGTTCGGCTCGATCCTTCCCAAGTTCAAGGAAGGTAGCGGCATCGACGTGCATGTGGTCGCGGTAGGCACCGGCCAGGCCTTCGAGATTGCCCGTCGCGGCGATGCCGACAGCCTGCTGGTGCATGACACCACCGGCGAAGAGCGCTTCGTCGCCGAGGGCTATGGCAGCGAACGCCAGAACGTCATGTACAACGACTTCGTGATCCTGGGGCCGGACAACGACCCCGCCGGCGTGCGTGGTGCAAAAAACATCGAGGAAGCCCTGACCCGCATCGCCGAATCCGAGGCACCCTTCGCCTCACGCGGCGATGACAGCGGCACCAACCGCGCCGAGCTTCGCCTGTGGAATGTCGCCGACATCCAGCCGAGCGGCGAATGGTACCGGGAACTGGGCAGCGGCATGGGCCCGACCCTCAATACCGCCGCCGGCATGGACGCCTATGTGATGTCTGATCGCGCCACCTGGGTGGCCTTCAAGAACCCGCAGAACCTGGCCATCGTCTTCGAGGGCGACGACGCCCTGTTCAACCAGTACGGCAGCATCCTGACCAACGAGGAACGCTTCCCGGATCTCAAGCACGACCTGGCCGAGCAGTGGCATGACTGGCTGCTGTCGGACGACGGCCAGCAGGCGATCGGCGATTACCGCGTCGATGGCCAGCAGTTGTTCTTCCCCAACGCCGGCCCCTCCAAGGCCAAATAGCCAGTTCCCTGAGCACAGGACAGCTCGCCTTCAGACACGAAAGCCCCCGGTGGCCATGGCCACCGGGGGCTTTATCATCTGACGTTACGCGGTATCAGCTCTTTTTCAGGCTGGCGATGTACCAGTCGGGATTGGCACGCTTCAAGCCGATTTCATAGAGCACATAGGCACTCAGGAAGGTAACGGGCGCCGAGAACCCAGCAATGCTCGGCAGCTGCATGATCACCATGCCCGCCACGGTGGCCACACACCAGGCGATCAGGCCACAGGGGTTGTAGGCAGGAATATAGGCATTATCCAGCTCCACATGCCCGTCGAAGCGCTGCTGGTAGGTACGCGACAGGATGTGCGCGAGGGCGACACCGACCCAGGCCACCACGAACACGCCCTGATAGGCGAGCGCCTGGAGGATGTAGCTGAACACATCGGCGATCATCAGCAGGTAGGACATGAGACCGATCAGACACCCCGCCACCACCTTGGGCAGCTTGATGCCTGTGACCTTGCGCACCAGTGCCTCGAAGTTGACCGTGGCCAGATAGTAGTTCGCGGTGTTGATCCGGCTCTGGGTGACCCAGACCAGCAGCAGCCCTCCTACGCCCATCAACTCCAGCAGCCCCAGCACAATAGAGGCTTCCGACAGACCATCGGTGGGAATCATCGAATCCAGCAGGATGCCAATGATGCCACTGAACAGGAACGTCATGGCATAGAAGGGAATGCCGAAGGTCACCTTGGCATGGAAGTTCGCATCACTCTGCTTGCCGAAGCGGGCATAGTCGAAGGTGAACATCATCAGCACCCACACGCCCATGTAGTAGGCAAAGGTATGCAGCCAGCCCCAGGGCGATGCACCACCTTCCGGCACCCGCGACAGCCAGTCGCTCGGATAGCCAAACTCGGCAACGGCCATGCCCACCGCAATCAGCATACCGATGACATAGACCGGCAACAGCACGCCATTGAACTTGTCCAGCCAGTGCTGAACACTGCCGAAAATCAGCGAGACCCCGATAATCGCCACGATGGCGGTACTGACGCCCATCGTCAGGCTGCCACTCCACTCGCTCAGCACCAGGGCCATCACATAGCCTTCGAACACCGCGTAGTAGAGCGCTGTCGCAAAGAAGATCAGTGTGGCGACCACCGCCCCCACATGACCGAATAACACCCGGGAGAAAAGGG
The genomic region above belongs to Halomonas sp. YLGW01 and contains:
- a CDS encoding Na+/H+ antiporter family protein, whose product is MNAVILAVLVMVGLSLARVSVVFALVVGALVGGLVGGLSLDSTLAAFNEGVGGGAKVALAYATLGAFAVAISRSGLPDLLAQRLIRLLGQDATHRRQRAVKYLLLGSVLLVAVSSQNLIPVHIAFIPILIPPLLKVMNQLRLDRRAVACALTFGLTAPYMLLPVGFGAIFLNDILLANINSAGEALGLEISRGMVPLAMGVPVAGMALGLIVAVAFSYRKPRNYADSELVTSNQPHYPAHGDDQAQAVSTSGLVMSVVAILAALGIQLYSGSMVLGGLVGFALLSVGGIFKWREADDLFTSGMRMMALIGFIMISASGFASVMEATGEVDTLVQSSFDAIGDNQGLAALLMLLVGLFITLGIGSSFSTIPIIATIFVPLAVQFGFSDLATVALVGTAAALGDAGSPASDSTLGPTSGLNVDRQHDHIWDSVVPTFLHYNIPLIAFGWLAAMTF
- a CDS encoding histone deacetylase family protein; translated protein: MKLFYTATQDLHAPETFLLRGKPAPSPERPERAVRLAEAIAELGLRLESPGAEGTACLRERLERIHTPRYLDFLATIHARWQEMPGASALVAPNVHPCGGGQHYPRHPVGQAGWHLHDMACPIGPDSFTGILASAASAEAAALSVCAGESRAYALCRPPGHHAGPERAGGFCFLNNSALAATILRERHARVAIVDVDLHHGNGTQDIFYARGDVWTGSLHADTDEFYPFFWGGADETGSGDGQGTNVNLPLPLGSDGTAFLEALETLLERLEAFRPEAVVVALGLDAHKDDPLAGLALETADFRRVGARLGRLCLPTVLIQEGGYPTEALGANLAAFLEGFQGG
- a CDS encoding 2-dehydropantoate 2-reductase translates to MRFAIYGSGGVGGYFGARLAEAGEDVTFIARGDHLAAILRDGLTVRSINGDCHLAKAQASDDPATIGVVDVVIVAVKAWQVEEIARSMAPLIGPETLVLPLENGVEATEVLGEAVGHDKVLRGLCGILAWREAPGVIRHAGVEPFVRFGEADNHKSERTQRVKAAFDQASGVTAEIPDDIQVAVWSKFLFICAMSGVGAVTRAPMGVSRQLPESRRLLEQVMEEITAVGRARGVALPDDAVTKALTFIDTLPATSTASMQRDIMGGLPSELESQNGAVVRLGQAAGVATPINAALYAALLPQEARARGQVAFDDR
- a CDS encoding helix-turn-helix transcriptional regulator, whose amino-acid sequence is MPRDDSPLAPHRHTYLTTAEAADYLRLKERKVYDLVRQGEIPCTKVTGKLLFPRQSLDLWLMSHLEGDRPGQRPVPRVLAGSQDPLLEWSVRESGSELALLCHGSGDGVRRLLDGDALLAGVHVIDDADGGYNRPESLGLGGMRDLVIIRWARRCQGLMLPPGNPRGIRSLAGFKRAAGEGAPLVARRQSGAGADRLLRYLLARDGLALEDLRLAPHPMLSEDDLALAVLKGQADAGLGVEAAARRHGLEFVPLHQEYFDLAMRRRSYFERPVQHLLAFAREARFAERAELMQGYDLTGLGEVVHNA
- a CDS encoding ABC transporter permease, which produces MSTSGIAASDSALHTALALVIDMDPALVEIVALSLQVSLSAVLIASLIALPLGAALALWAFPGRGVVIVALNALMGLPPVVAGLGVYLLLSRAGPLGEWGLLFTPTAMILAQVVLVLPIIAALARQLIEELWGEYREQLSSFGLSRARAIPTLLWDARFGLITVILAGFGRASAEVGAVLIVGGNIDGVTRVMTTAIALETSKGNLPLALGLGIVLLSLVALVNGAAYGIGETARRRLG
- a CDS encoding ATP-binding cassette domain-containing protein codes for the protein MTDMSMAMGIDQAPASLALEAVSFEHRGQPLLEDVTLTLSGPGKTLIMGPNGAGKSLLMRLAHGLLEPSRGRVSWPGGRPRQAMVFQRPVLLRRSALANLTYTLKINGSPRADRRALALEALERFGLGALARRPARVLSGGEQQRLALARAWLIGPEMLFLDEPTAALDPAAIKAVEDAIEDFHRRGTRIVMTSHDLHQARRLADEVIFLCNGRLVEHSKAEIFFSAPRSAEARAFVKGELVW
- a CDS encoding substrate-binding domain-containing protein; translated protein: MHYRIISLAALGLIGTTLSAATLSSAARAQDDAPFITLASTTSTEQSGLFGSILPKFKEGSGIDVHVVAVGTGQAFEIARRGDADSLLVHDTTGEERFVAEGYGSERQNVMYNDFVILGPDNDPAGVRGAKNIEEALTRIAESEAPFASRGDDSGTNRAELRLWNVADIQPSGEWYRELGSGMGPTLNTAAGMDAYVMSDRATWVAFKNPQNLAIVFEGDDALFNQYGSILTNEERFPDLKHDLAEQWHDWLLSDDGQQAIGDYRVDGQQLFFPNAGPSKAK
- a CDS encoding cytosine permease, which produces MTKQSQTNEATDLDYAEQPVPADGRMPRTNLMMAWWAVCSAIFYMVVAAAMARSYGTANALIGIVLTVIAYGVINGVISRYAMKTGLTVALFSRVLFGHVGAVVATLIFFATALYYAVFEGYVMALVLSEWSGSLTMGVSTAIVAIIGVSLIFGSVQHWLDKFNGVLLPVYVIGMLIAVGMAVAEFGYPSDWLSRVPEGGASPWGWLHTFAYYMGVWVLMMFTFDYARFGKQSDANFHAKVTFGIPFYAMTFLFSGIIGILLDSMIPTDGLSEASIVLGLLELMGVGGLLLVWVTQSRINTANYYLATVNFEALVRKVTGIKLPKVVAGCLIGLMSYLLMIADVFSYILQALAYQGVFVVAWVGVALAHILSRTYQQRFDGHVELDNAYIPAYNPCGLIAWCVATVAGMVIMQLPSIAGFSAPVTFLSAYVLYEIGLKRANPDWYIASLKKS